A stretch of Panthera tigris isolate Pti1 chromosome E2, P.tigris_Pti1_mat1.1, whole genome shotgun sequence DNA encodes these proteins:
- the ERCC1 gene encoding DNA excision repair protein ERCC-1, which translates to MDEEGVRQPSGPPTRKKFFIPLDEDEAPPAGFKPLFKSTRSLPTTETSAQAAPQTYAEYAISGPPGGAGAPHPTGPEPLAGETPNQAPKAGTKSSSIIVSPRQRGNPVLKFVRNVPWEFGDVLPDYVLGQSTCALFLSLRYHNLHPDYIHGRLQSLGKSFALRVLLVQVDVKDPQQALKELAKMCILADCTLVLAWSPEEAGRYLETYKAYEQKPADLLMEKLEQDFVARVTECLTTVKSVNKTDSQTLLTTFGSLEQLIAASREDLALCPGLGPQKARRLFDVLHEPFLKVPR; encoded by the exons ATGGACGAAGAGGGAGTGCGGCAGCCCTCCGGGCCACCCACGAGGAAGAAGTTCTTCATACCACTGGATGAGGATGAGGCCCCTCCTGCGGGG ttcAAGCCCTTATTCAAGTCCACGCGGAGCCTTCCCACCACGGAGACCTCAGCCCAGGCCGCCCCTCAGACCTACGCTGAGTATGCCATCTCGGGAcctccaggaggggctggggctccaCACCCCACGGGGCCAGAACCCCTGGCAGGAGAGACCCCCAACCAGGCCCCCAAAGCGGGGACGAAATCCAGCAGCATCATTGTGAGCCCCCGgcag aggGGCAACCCCGTGCTGAAGTTTGTGCGTAATGTGCCCTGGGAGTTTGGTGACGTGCTTCCCGACTATGTGCTGGGCCAGAGCACCTGTGCCCTGTTCCTCAG cctccgCTACCACAACCTCCACCCGGACTACATCCACGGGCGGCTGCAGAGCCTGGGGAAGAGCTTCGCCCTGCGGGTCCTGCTCGTCCAGGTGGACGTG AAAGATCCACAGCAGGCCCTCAAGGAGCTGGCTAAGATGTGTATCCTGGCTGACTGCACCCTGGTCCTTGCCTGGAG CCCTGAGGAGGCCGGGCGGTACCTGGAGACCTACAAGGCCTATGAGCAGAAGCCGGCGGACCTCCTGATGGAGAAGCTGGAACAGGACTTCGTCGCCCGG GTGACTGAATGCCTGACCACCGTGAAGTCTGTCAATAAAACCGACAGCCAGACCCTCCTAACTACTTTTGGG TCTCTGGAACAGCTCATAGCTGCGTCCCGAGAAGATCTGGCTTTGTGCCCGGGCCTGGGGCCCCAAAAG GCCCGGAGGCTGTTTGATGTCCTACACGAGCCCTTCTTGAAAGTGCCCCGATGA
- the PPP1R13L gene encoding relA-associated inhibitor isoform X2, with protein sequence MDSEAFQSTRDLLDLNFQSLAMRHMDLKQMELDTAAAKVDELTKQLESLWSDSPTPVGSQAGAPSRLSRYSSSPVPEHFSSRGSPRKAASDGADTSSFGRSENAPALLPYSPLSPKGRPSSPRTPLYLQPDAYGSLDRAPSPRPRAFDGAGGPLGRAPSPRPGSGPLRQQGPPTTFDFLGRTGSPRGSPLAEGPQAFFPERGPSPRPQTSAYDAPVAFGSPLLGAGGSAFAPPLRAQDDLTLRRRPPKAWNESDLDVAYEKKPSQTASYERLDVFSRPASPGLQLLPWRESSLDGLGATSKDNLTSATLPRNYKVSPLANDRRSDVGGYRRSLGSAGPSGTLPRSWQPVSRIPMPPSSPQPRSSPRQRPIPLSMIFKLQNAFWEHGASRAMLPGSPIFSRAPPPKLPPQPQVPLQPQPPPQPQPQPLPQPQPQPQPQPQPQPPAPAPQPPQQTWAPVSEGSPKPPPELEPEPDLEGLLTPVLEAGDADEGAVTRPLSPTRLQPALPPEAQSVPELEEVARVLAEIPRPLKRRGSMEQSPAVALPPTHKKQYQQIISRLFHRHGGPGGPGGPGGPGGPEPDLSPITEASEARAGPPAPAPPAPVPPPPLPQLSPSDQLQSMETRSVLRKAGSPRKVRRARLNPLVLLLDAALTGELDVVQQAVKEMNDPSQPNEEGITALHNAICGANYPIVDFLIAAGANVNSPDSHGWTPLHCAASCNDTAICTALVQHGAAIFATTLSDGATAIEKCDPYREGYADCATYLADVEQSMGLLHNGVVYALWDYSAEFGDELSFREGESVTVLRRDGPEETDWWWALLHGQEGYVPRNYFGLFPRVKTQRNKV encoded by the exons ATGGACAGCGAGGCGTTCCAGAGCACCAGGGACCTTCTGGACCTGAACTTCCAGT cGCTGGCCATGAGACACATGGACCTCAAACAGATGGAGCTGGACACGGCGGCGGCCAAGGTGGATGAACTGACCAAACAGTTGGAGTCGCTGTGGTCAGACTCGCCGACGCCTGTCGGCTCACAGGCGGGAGCCCCCTCTAGG CTGTCCCGGTACAGCTCCAGCCCGGTCCCCGAGCACTTTAGCAGCCGTGGGTCTCCCCGGAAGGCGGCCAGCGACGGCGCAGACACCTCCTCTTTCGGACGCTCCGAGAACGCCCCGGCTTTGCTCCCCTACAGCCCGCTGTCCCCTAAAGGCCGGCCTTCGTCACCGCGCACCCCGCTCTACCTGCAGCCGGATGCCTACGGCAGCCTGGACCGCGCGCCCTCGCCCCGGCCCCGCGCCTTCGATGGCGCAGGCGGCCCCCTCGGCCGTGCGCCCTCCCCGCGGCCCGGATCGGGCCCGCTCCGCCAGCAGGGTCCCCCCACGACCTTCGACTTCCTGGGCCGCACCGGCTCCCCGCGTGGCAGCCCCCTGGCCGAAGGGCCCCAGGCCTTCTTCCCTGAGCGCGGGCCCTCGCCACGCCCCCAGACCTCAGCCTACGATGCGCCTGTCGCTTTTGGGAGCCCCCTACTGGGCGCGGGCGGCAGCGCTTTCGCCCCGCCTCTGCGCGCTCAAG ACGACTTGACGCTGCGCCGGCGGCCCCCCAAAGCCTGGAATGAGTCTGACCTGGACGTGGCGTACGAGAAGAAGCCTTCGCAGACAGCGAGCTATGAAC GCCTGGACGTCTTCTCGCGGCCTGCTTCGCCAGGCCTGCAGCTGTTACCCTGGAGAGAAAGCAGCCTGGACGGGCTGGGGGCCACCAGCAAG GACAACCTCACCAGTGCCACTCTGCCCCGAAACTACAAGGTCTCCCCTCTGGCCAACGACCGGCGTTCCGATGTGGGCGGCTACCGCAGATCCCTGGGCTCCGCGGGGCCATCAGGCACTTTGCCCCGCAGCTGGCAGCCTGTTAGCCGCATCCCCATGCCTccttccagcccccagccccgcagTTCCCCGCGCCAGCGTCCCATCCCCCTCAGCATGATATTCAAGCTGCAGAATGCCTTTTGGGAGCACGGGgccagcagggccatgctcccggGCTCCCCCATCTTCTCCCGAGCACCCCCGCCTAagctgcctccccagccccaggtgccccttcagccccagcctcccccccagccccagccccagcctctgccccagccccagccccagccccagcctcagccccagcctcagccccccgccccagccccccaacCTCCCCAACAAACTTGGGCCCCTGTGAGCGAAG GCTCTCCCAAACCTCCCCCTGAGCTGGAGCCAGAGCCGGACCTGGAAGGGCTGCTGACGCCAGTGCTGGAGGCCGGGGACGCAGATGAAGGCGCTGTAACTCGGCCCCTCAGCCCCACGAGGCTGCAGCCAGCACTGCCACCCGAGGCACAGTCGGTGCCCGAGCTAGAGGAGGTGGCCCGGGTGCTGGCAGAGATACCCCGGCCCCTCAAACGCAGGGGCTCCATGGAGCAGAGCCCAGCTgtggccctgccccccacccacaagAAACAATACCAGCAGATCATCAGCCGCCTCTTCCATCGCCACGGGGGGCCCGGGGGGCCCGGGGGGCCCGGGGGGCCCGGGGGGCCTGAGCCCGACCTGTCCCCCATCACTGAGGCGTCCGAGGCCAGGGCAGggccccctgctcctgccccaccagCGCCCGtaccacccccgcccctgccccagctcaGCCCATCAGACCAGCTACAGAGCATG gaGACGCGCTCGGTGCTGCGGAAGGCGGGCTCCCCGCGCAAGGTCCGCCGCGCCCGCCTCAACCCGCTTGTGCTCCTGCTGGACGCCGCGCTGACCGGGGAGCTGGACGTGGTGCAGCAGGCAGTGAAGGAG ATGAACGACCCGAGCCAGCCCAACGAGGAGGGCATCACGGCTCTGCACAACGCCATCTGCGGCGCCAACTACCCCATCGTGGACTTCCTCATCGCGGCTGGGGCCAACGTCAACTCCCCTGACAGCCACGGCTG GACACCTTTGCACTGCGCCGCGTCCTGCAACGACACCGCGATCTGCACGGCGCTTGTGCAGCACGGCGCAGCAATCTTCGCCACCACGCTCAGCGACGGCGCCACGGCGATCGAGAAGTGCGACCCCTACCGCGAGGGTTACGCCGATTGCGCCACTTACCTGGCAG ACGTGGAGCAGAGTATGGGGCTGCTGCACAACGGCGTCGTGTACGCCCTCTGGGACTACAGCGCCGAGTTCGGGGACGAGCTGTCCTTCCGGGAGGGCGAGTCTGTCACCGTGCTGCGCAGGGACGGGCCAGAGGAGACAGACTGGTGGTGGGCCTTGCTGCATGGCCAGGAGGGCTACGTACCTCGTAACTACTTCGGG CTCTTCCCCAGGGTGAAGACCCAGAGGAATAAGGTCTAG
- the PPP1R13L gene encoding relA-associated inhibitor isoform X1 translates to MGTSREVGLLPLQDYKSQGARGDPLLPLLSGTRLPSAGVTSSNLFPAPAPPRPPLPAAGAGAGGSPPVPGFAPDPRPASAGTMDSEAFQSTRDLLDLNFQSLAMRHMDLKQMELDTAAAKVDELTKQLESLWSDSPTPVGSQAGAPSRLSRYSSSPVPEHFSSRGSPRKAASDGADTSSFGRSENAPALLPYSPLSPKGRPSSPRTPLYLQPDAYGSLDRAPSPRPRAFDGAGGPLGRAPSPRPGSGPLRQQGPPTTFDFLGRTGSPRGSPLAEGPQAFFPERGPSPRPQTSAYDAPVAFGSPLLGAGGSAFAPPLRAQDDLTLRRRPPKAWNESDLDVAYEKKPSQTASYERLDVFSRPASPGLQLLPWRESSLDGLGATSKDNLTSATLPRNYKVSPLANDRRSDVGGYRRSLGSAGPSGTLPRSWQPVSRIPMPPSSPQPRSSPRQRPIPLSMIFKLQNAFWEHGASRAMLPGSPIFSRAPPPKLPPQPQVPLQPQPPPQPQPQPLPQPQPQPQPQPQPQPPAPAPQPPQQTWAPVSEGSPKPPPELEPEPDLEGLLTPVLEAGDADEGAVTRPLSPTRLQPALPPEAQSVPELEEVARVLAEIPRPLKRRGSMEQSPAVALPPTHKKQYQQIISRLFHRHGGPGGPGGPGGPGGPEPDLSPITEASEARAGPPAPAPPAPVPPPPLPQLSPSDQLQSMETRSVLRKAGSPRKVRRARLNPLVLLLDAALTGELDVVQQAVKEMNDPSQPNEEGITALHNAICGANYPIVDFLIAAGANVNSPDSHGWTPLHCAASCNDTAICTALVQHGAAIFATTLSDGATAIEKCDPYREGYADCATYLADVEQSMGLLHNGVVYALWDYSAEFGDELSFREGESVTVLRRDGPEETDWWWALLHGQEGYVPRNYFGLFPRVKTQRNKV, encoded by the exons ATGGGAACGTCTCGAGAAGTCGGCCTACTGCCCCTGCAGGACTACAAGTCCCAAGGTGCTCGAGGCGACCCCCtactccccctcctctctgggacCCGCCTCCCGTCTGCCGGAGTCACGTCGTCTAACCTGTTCCCGGCGCCTGCCCCGCCCCGTCCTCCGCTCCCCgcagccggagccggagccggaggaAGTCCCCCGGTGCCAGGATTTGCCCCGGATCC GCGCCCCGCTTCGGCCGGCACCATGGACAGCGAGGCGTTCCAGAGCACCAGGGACCTTCTGGACCTGAACTTCCAGT cGCTGGCCATGAGACACATGGACCTCAAACAGATGGAGCTGGACACGGCGGCGGCCAAGGTGGATGAACTGACCAAACAGTTGGAGTCGCTGTGGTCAGACTCGCCGACGCCTGTCGGCTCACAGGCGGGAGCCCCCTCTAGG CTGTCCCGGTACAGCTCCAGCCCGGTCCCCGAGCACTTTAGCAGCCGTGGGTCTCCCCGGAAGGCGGCCAGCGACGGCGCAGACACCTCCTCTTTCGGACGCTCCGAGAACGCCCCGGCTTTGCTCCCCTACAGCCCGCTGTCCCCTAAAGGCCGGCCTTCGTCACCGCGCACCCCGCTCTACCTGCAGCCGGATGCCTACGGCAGCCTGGACCGCGCGCCCTCGCCCCGGCCCCGCGCCTTCGATGGCGCAGGCGGCCCCCTCGGCCGTGCGCCCTCCCCGCGGCCCGGATCGGGCCCGCTCCGCCAGCAGGGTCCCCCCACGACCTTCGACTTCCTGGGCCGCACCGGCTCCCCGCGTGGCAGCCCCCTGGCCGAAGGGCCCCAGGCCTTCTTCCCTGAGCGCGGGCCCTCGCCACGCCCCCAGACCTCAGCCTACGATGCGCCTGTCGCTTTTGGGAGCCCCCTACTGGGCGCGGGCGGCAGCGCTTTCGCCCCGCCTCTGCGCGCTCAAG ACGACTTGACGCTGCGCCGGCGGCCCCCCAAAGCCTGGAATGAGTCTGACCTGGACGTGGCGTACGAGAAGAAGCCTTCGCAGACAGCGAGCTATGAAC GCCTGGACGTCTTCTCGCGGCCTGCTTCGCCAGGCCTGCAGCTGTTACCCTGGAGAGAAAGCAGCCTGGACGGGCTGGGGGCCACCAGCAAG GACAACCTCACCAGTGCCACTCTGCCCCGAAACTACAAGGTCTCCCCTCTGGCCAACGACCGGCGTTCCGATGTGGGCGGCTACCGCAGATCCCTGGGCTCCGCGGGGCCATCAGGCACTTTGCCCCGCAGCTGGCAGCCTGTTAGCCGCATCCCCATGCCTccttccagcccccagccccgcagTTCCCCGCGCCAGCGTCCCATCCCCCTCAGCATGATATTCAAGCTGCAGAATGCCTTTTGGGAGCACGGGgccagcagggccatgctcccggGCTCCCCCATCTTCTCCCGAGCACCCCCGCCTAagctgcctccccagccccaggtgccccttcagccccagcctcccccccagccccagccccagcctctgccccagccccagccccagccccagcctcagccccagcctcagccccccgccccagccccccaacCTCCCCAACAAACTTGGGCCCCTGTGAGCGAAG GCTCTCCCAAACCTCCCCCTGAGCTGGAGCCAGAGCCGGACCTGGAAGGGCTGCTGACGCCAGTGCTGGAGGCCGGGGACGCAGATGAAGGCGCTGTAACTCGGCCCCTCAGCCCCACGAGGCTGCAGCCAGCACTGCCACCCGAGGCACAGTCGGTGCCCGAGCTAGAGGAGGTGGCCCGGGTGCTGGCAGAGATACCCCGGCCCCTCAAACGCAGGGGCTCCATGGAGCAGAGCCCAGCTgtggccctgccccccacccacaagAAACAATACCAGCAGATCATCAGCCGCCTCTTCCATCGCCACGGGGGGCCCGGGGGGCCCGGGGGGCCCGGGGGGCCCGGGGGGCCTGAGCCCGACCTGTCCCCCATCACTGAGGCGTCCGAGGCCAGGGCAGggccccctgctcctgccccaccagCGCCCGtaccacccccgcccctgccccagctcaGCCCATCAGACCAGCTACAGAGCATG gaGACGCGCTCGGTGCTGCGGAAGGCGGGCTCCCCGCGCAAGGTCCGCCGCGCCCGCCTCAACCCGCTTGTGCTCCTGCTGGACGCCGCGCTGACCGGGGAGCTGGACGTGGTGCAGCAGGCAGTGAAGGAG ATGAACGACCCGAGCCAGCCCAACGAGGAGGGCATCACGGCTCTGCACAACGCCATCTGCGGCGCCAACTACCCCATCGTGGACTTCCTCATCGCGGCTGGGGCCAACGTCAACTCCCCTGACAGCCACGGCTG GACACCTTTGCACTGCGCCGCGTCCTGCAACGACACCGCGATCTGCACGGCGCTTGTGCAGCACGGCGCAGCAATCTTCGCCACCACGCTCAGCGACGGCGCCACGGCGATCGAGAAGTGCGACCCCTACCGCGAGGGTTACGCCGATTGCGCCACTTACCTGGCAG ACGTGGAGCAGAGTATGGGGCTGCTGCACAACGGCGTCGTGTACGCCCTCTGGGACTACAGCGCCGAGTTCGGGGACGAGCTGTCCTTCCGGGAGGGCGAGTCTGTCACCGTGCTGCGCAGGGACGGGCCAGAGGAGACAGACTGGTGGTGGGCCTTGCTGCATGGCCAGGAGGGCTACGTACCTCGTAACTACTTCGGG CTCTTCCCCAGGGTGAAGACCCAGAGGAATAAGGTCTAG
- the POLR1G gene encoding DNA-directed RNA polymerase I subunit RPA34, whose translation MAGTPSGGAAQFSCPPNFTATSPTSEPTRFSLEVLTDPDTELWLIQAPVDFAPDCLNGRLVPLSGSQIVKGKLAGKRHRYRVLRSSGPQAGGAILLAPSVAAGGGLTCAPAPQGSLRIFEGSRESPPGTLLQPIPTSPPPQIPPDLRPRFCAFGGGLPVTGPGSALALKSPASKKRKKKRQTPEAPAPQEAVNGLGALAVDTALGSPDVAKKKKKKKQEPPELDVMELVTAEPAAEMPEPPEALLPSSTTRKRKRLKGTEEREPGERMPVESQPQLKEEPREEAVPLPSSRKKKKKDKGHRVMMEPGTDEALELERRPLELPGEMIEPEPPREVELQAEAAPTPAKKRRKREKRQDVTVEPESPGDLEGQAALASTKKKKKERGLRATEPRTEVTDPQGEPMEPELPEEREPEAGADPASAKKKKKKKRGRESGVPEAAPREEMPEPPRGPEPGEVASTGREKKSKRLQPDPV comes from the exons ATGGCGGGGACCCCGTCCGGCG GTGCTGCTCAGTTCTCTTGCCCCCCCAACTTTACCGCGACGTCCCCAACCTCAGAGCCCACCCGTTTCTCTTTGGAAGTGTTAACAGACCCAGATACGGAACTGTGGCTTATCCAGGCCCCTGTAGACTTCGCCCCAGACTG CCTCAACGGGCGGCTAGTGCCTCTCTCTGGCTCCCAGATTGTGAAGGGCAAGTTGGCAGGCAAGCGGCACCGCTACCGGGTCCTCAGAAGCAGCGGTCCCCAGGCTGGAGGAGCAATCCTGCTGGCTCCCTCCGTGGCGGCAGGGGGGGGACTCACCTGTGCCCCAGCCCCCCAGGGCAGCCTGAGGATCTTTGAGGGTTCCCGGGAATCCCCACCAGGGACCCTGCTGCAGCCTATTCCAACGAGCCCCCCGCCACAGATCCCCCCTGACCTGAGACCCCGCTTCTGTGCCTTTGGAGGCGGCCTACCAGTAACAGGGCCTGGGTCAGCCTTGGCACTGAAGTCACCCGcctcaaaaaagaggaaaaagaagaggcaaaCACCAGAGGCCCCAGCTCCCCAGGAGGCAGTGAATGGGCTGGGGGCCCTGGCGGTGGACACAGCTTTGGGGTCCCCGGATGTggcgaagaagaagaagaagaaaaagcaggagcCGCCAGAACTGGACGTGATGGAGCTGGTGACAGCCGAACCTGCAGCCGAGATGCCGGAGCCTCCGGAAGCGCTGTTGCCATCATCCAccaccaggaagaggaagaggctgaAGGGGACGGAAGAGAGGGAGCCTGGGGAAAGGATGCCCGTTGAGTCTCAGCCGCAGTTGAAGGAGGAGCCACGGGAGGAAGCCGTCCCACTGCCATCTtcgaggaagaagaagaaaaaagacaaggggCACAGAGTCATGATGGAGCCGGGGACTGATGAGGCTCTAGAGCTGGAGAGGAGGCCTCTGGAACTCCCAGGGGAGATGATAGAGCCTGAACCACCACGAGAAGTTGAGCTTCAGGCTGAGGCAGCTCCAACACCCGccaaaaagaggaggaagagagaaaaacggCAAGACGTGACGGTGGAGCCTGAGTCGCCAGGTGACCTTGAGGGTCAGGCGGCTCTAGCATCcaccaagaagaagaagaaagaacggGGGCTCAGAGCAACTGAGCCGAGGACTGAGGTTACGGACCCACAGGGTGAGCCGATGGAGCCTGAGCTTCCGGAAGAGCGTGAACCTGAGGCAGGGGCAGATCCAGCATCtgctaagaagaagaagaagaagaaacggGGCCGGGAAAGCGGGGTGCCAGAGGCAGCACCCCGGGAGGAGATGCCAGAGCCGCCGCGGGGTCCAGAGCCTGGGGAGGTGGCTTCCACAGGCCGGGAGAAGAAGTCAAAGAGGCTGCAGCCGGATCCTGTGTAG